A DNA window from Actinokineospora baliensis contains the following coding sequences:
- a CDS encoding hemerythrin domain-containing protein codes for MAADVIELILADHRRFEDLFRRLRDNSNDRVAVLGDLAELLVAHAEAEEGEIYPALRRFSDIDDHEVEHGAEEHAEGHQALLALMEVGDPEAQEWDEKLEDLVKAINHHLDEEERTILNSARDTVPEQRRVELGDKFVEARAASVAAGCGDISHVRDLVERTKHRVD; via the coding sequence GTGGCTGCGGACGTGATCGAGTTGATCCTGGCCGATCACCGGCGGTTCGAGGACCTGTTCCGGCGGTTGCGGGACAACTCGAACGACCGGGTGGCGGTGCTCGGGGACCTGGCGGAACTGCTGGTCGCGCACGCGGAGGCCGAGGAGGGGGAGATCTACCCGGCGCTGCGGCGGTTCTCCGACATCGACGACCACGAGGTCGAGCACGGGGCCGAGGAGCACGCCGAGGGGCACCAGGCGCTGCTGGCGCTGATGGAGGTCGGCGACCCCGAGGCCCAGGAGTGGGACGAGAAGCTCGAGGACCTCGTCAAGGCCATCAACCACCACCTCGACGAGGAGGAGCGGACGATCCTCAACTCCGCGCGCGACACGGTGCCCGAGCAGCGGCGCGTGGAGTTGGGCGACAAGTTCGTCGAGGCGCGGGCGGCCAGTGTGGCGGCCGGGTGCGGGGACATCTCGCACGTGCGCGACCTGGTCGAGCGGACCAAGCACCGGGTGGACTGA
- a CDS encoding DoxX family protein, translating to MILRRLARPMLAAVFISGGINALRAPEAHAEAAKPLLAKAGDKLPDNADPVTLVRIDGAVKVAAGVALALGKVPRLAALLLSASVVPTTVAAHPFWEEKDPAERKQQLTHFLKNIGLLGGLLLATADTHGKPSVAWRAKRATHDLGDWIADTSDSVGSAVASAPRKAKKAVAGVLPG from the coding sequence ATGATCCTGCGCAGGCTGGCCCGACCGATGCTCGCCGCCGTCTTCATCAGCGGCGGGATCAACGCGCTGCGCGCCCCCGAGGCGCACGCCGAGGCCGCGAAACCACTGCTGGCCAAGGCGGGCGACAAACTGCCGGACAACGCCGACCCGGTGACCCTGGTGCGCATCGACGGCGCCGTCAAGGTCGCCGCCGGGGTGGCGCTGGCGCTGGGCAAGGTGCCGCGCCTGGCCGCGCTGCTGCTGTCGGCCAGTGTGGTGCCGACCACTGTCGCGGCGCACCCGTTCTGGGAGGAGAAGGACCCGGCCGAGCGCAAGCAGCAGCTGACCCACTTCCTCAAGAACATCGGCCTGCTCGGCGGCCTGCTGCTGGCCACGGCCGACACGCACGGCAAGCCCTCGGTCGCGTGGCGGGCCAAGCGCGCCACGCACGACCTGGGCGACTGGATCGCCGACACCAGCGACAGCGTCGGCAGCGCCGTCGCGAGCGCGCCGCGCAAGGCCAAGAAGGCCGTCGCGGGGGTCTTGCCCGGCTGA